The DNA window CGTATAGATCATTGAAAAACGGGATCAGATAAGAGCCATCAGGAATAGCAACTCGCTGGTCAAGGCCAAGTTGAATCTTAGGCAAGAGGGCCAAACCTCCTGCAAACATCCCAAGGAAGATTGTGACAACAGCAAGCTTAACCTTCTTTCCAAGCAGGCGTGGGGCATATGTGTTCTTGATAAAGACCTGCAGCAAGCTCTCCTCAGCCATATCTGATCCACGGCTACCTCCCTGAGCAAAACCGTTGCTACCGTTGAGGTGGATTCTTGCCTTAGTGATCTGCCACCACGGCCACAGTTCACACCGGTGGTCTTCAACCCGCATCTGGTTAAGAGAGAGGAAGGAGACAAACATGGTCATCTGAAGCACTGCGTTAACAAAGACGGCACCAGCAGCATACGCGGCAAAGTTCCTGACTGCCGGCATGCCAACAGCTGTGCCGAGAGCGAATGCCACAGTTTCTGTGAGAGCAGAGAAGAGAATAGAGGGTCCCATACGACCAAGAGCCCTAGCAACTCTTTCCTCAACCATCTGATCAGGGAAGCTGATGTTGACTCTTTCAAGCTCGTGGACAATCAGGAAAATGttgtcaacaccaacagcgAGGACAATGAAAGGAATGACTTCCACAATGATGAGTGTGGCCTTCAGCCCAACCCATGAGAAGAAACCAATCGACGCGGCGATGGACATGAGAACAATGAGAATACCGACAAGACCAAGGGTAACCTTTGACTCTACCAAAAGCACGGCAGGGTTGCGGAAGATATGCTTGAGAGGGGTACCGAGAGCCATACAAGCATAAACAAACATGACGATATAGCTGATGACAATGATTTTGGCATCTGTGTTTGTCGACTTGTTAAGTTCTTGCTCCAGACTGATCTCAGTGTTGAAAGATAATCGAAGGCCACGTTCTTTGGCTTCTTCCTGGACCTCAAGCAGACGGTCACGCAGAGCAGTTTCCCAGTCGATAGCCCTGGCAATAGCATCACTTCCTTCTTTGGCATTATTAACAACCCAGGTTACGGTAATGGCATGGGCGTCCACAACATCGTCATCATAACCACCAAAAATCATATTGGGCTCAATGGGCTGTCCGAAGTCTGGGCGACAGTCGACAGGGCTCTTTGCGCAAGCACGAATATCGTCTTTCCAAAACTCGGGGTCCAGTCCACCCTTGGCGTGCCAGTATGCTGAGACAGACTGCACCACACAGGCATCGTTGGAGGGCTTGAAACATAAATCATGGAAGTATTTGCCGTAAATAGGGCTCTCGATCTTCTTGACACTCTCTTCGACTTCGATCCACCACTTCAGGGTATCGTAACTGAGTACAGGTCCGGGTCCAGATGGGTTGGTATCATTTGCGAGGAAAATCTTTTCGGCACGGTAAAAGGGTCCAAAGTTCTCGTCGAAATAGGCCTTCTCCTGGGCGGCAGCAGAAGATGGGCTCACCCAAAGACGAGCAGGTTCTTTCTCGAGGTCGAAGCGGAACAAGCCAACACTAAGGATTGCAACAAAGAGTAGACTGAGACCAATACACCATCCGGGGAAGCGAGCTGCAATGTGACCAAGCTGGTAAAAGGCTCTGTCACATCGGTCGTTGACCCAGTATCTCTTGGTAGGGCGCTCACGCATCGCCTCTGTATCAACCGGTCCaccttcgtcttcgtcgtcgctATGAGAAGATTCGTGGAGCAGTCTTGTCCTTTCGACGCGATGCTGCGAGTACTTTTGGTAGGCAATATGGCCAACGACTGCCAGGATCAAGGTAGACAAAAGAACACCATAAACGAATATGGAAGCAAATGAGAGGCATGGTAGGAGTCCTACTTTGCAAGACTTGGAGTCCTTGACTTCGGGAAGCTTAGGGCATACCTCTGGGCAATCAACACAGACACAACGGTAATCGGGGTCCTCGTCGTTGCACTTTTTCGGCTTCATGTCCACAGGTTCAAGCTCGGGGACCTTTTCCTGTGTCGGGAAGTTGATTTGGAAGGGAGAACCAGCGAAAGGCTTCTTGTCTCCGAGGAATTTGAGCATCTCGGTATAGTTCTTAGCACCGCCACCAATCAGGTCCATGGCCTTGGAGTTTGCGCCGCCAAACTTGACTTCCTTGCAACTGTCATAGAAACCGGAGCCATATTTTTCAGACACAAGGTGGTCGAGCTCTGTTACAAGGTTCTTGCCGTTTTTGGGAGCAGAGTCGGTAATATTGATGAAGGTGGATTGGTCAGGAGAGCATGTGAATGTGCAAAAGAGATTAAAGAAGTTGTCTTTGCATGCAGGGCAAGAGCCGATGAGTGTGTTTGGAGTACCGAGCTCAGACTTGAGTGATTTGACTTGATCAAGGGTACAGCAAACAGGTCCAGTCCTCCACTTCTCGCCACAAAGGCCGACGAGTTCATTACGAAGTTCTTCATCAGGATCCTCAGCCGGTCCATTGTCGACACATGGAAGTTCTTTTCCGAAAAAGCTCTGCTTGCCACAATGGCCACGGAAAGCGCATCGTCCGGCTTCGTGTTTCGGTGTATATTGCTCAGCGAAGCCTAGGCCAGCGAAAAACACGGCCGCAGCTCCAAGCTGAGATACAATGGATTGATGCATCTCGAGATGATGGGGCCGCACGCGGCGGTGGATAGATATGGAGTCGTCTAGCTTAGTTGTTGATCGCGGTTTGTGTGATCAATGTGGGTGGATATCGTTGTCGAGTTGACGTACAATGCGACGATAAGCGTATGATGATGGTTAAGATGCTGGGAAGACAATCATAATCGGTTGCACGaatgtgaagaagaagaataaaaaagagaaaccCTATCGCAAATGGCGGGGAAACTCAAAAAGGGACGCGTCGGCAAAGTAGGTAGACGCAACCGTTAAGGTTACAAGTCCAGATACTGAGGCAGAGGCTGGAAGGAACGGTGATGTCGTAGCTCGGTGACGGGTACAAGTCCAAGCTTGGATCCGATGGCGGGTTAGTGGATGCGACTATAGAGGTCACGACCTTCTGACCTTCGGCTGCGTCATTGTTTCTACTGTCAAGGCTTGACTATGATTGGCTGTTATCTGCAACTTAGTGGCTCATGCGCTGTAAAAGCCGGGGTTCAGGCCGGGGTCAAGCTAGACCGTTCGTATGGACCTGCAGTCATGAATCATTCAGCTTTCCCCGTCCCTTAGGTATTAGAAAGATTGACCGCTGGGAttataagagacaaaattagttGGCTACTTTATGCTCCTCAGACTatggttcttagactacttgtttttgtaccctaaggcTTAGGAGGCTATTTTTTCTATTACCCACTATCTAGTCCGTAGAACACGTTTACCCTAGACATGTGCATGGATTTGATGTTTGATATCCGTATCAGGTCTTGAGGTGAGTTGACGGAGATATTCATTCTCTTGTGTTTCATCTTGATATCCATTATGGGTATCGTTTCTATCTTGGGAAGAAACAAGGGCTTGCATCTTCTTATCCAGCGAAGGAATGTCTATCAATTTCTAGGTAGGTTTATCATATCAACCAGGACAGGGAATATTCACCGCAAAGTAGTCACGTTGTATATAATGGCATGTCAACACGGTAACCCTTGCAGTCTGAGTGTACTCCTGTGATAGTACATTGGCTGTTATCCAAGGTGAAGTATGTCTTACACAGCATATCAAGGTTCTTCATCTCCGATTACTAACGATTGTACTCACCTCAAGCCTCGCCAATTTTGAAACATGGGTCCGCCAAATTCTCAAAGTTACCTGAAATACACCCAACAACAATGAATAAACCCAACTAATAGAAGTACTATGTATTGATGTCAAAGATGATCAACCCCATTGCTACATTCACTGCTCACTGTTGACGGCACGTGATACGCTCAAGCAACTGCCGCTCACTCCACCTAGGGTAGGCTTGACGGCCTGAAAAACACcaactctttctctttcatgCGTCATTAtactaaaaaaaaaggcagTGGAAACTTTGATACCCAGCGACTGATTTCTctcccttttttttttggtttcCTATGTCCAAGTATAATATGCTCTTTTCTGGAACAAATCATCTTGAAGCTGCCCCTCCCCCAAATCCACAGTCCAATGAATCAGAGGAACTTGTCCAAAAGCTGGTGGTAGGTCCATCATCATGAGCGCGATGGCTTGGATATGTATATACAGAGTTATCATGGCTTTACTACATAGGACTCACGTCAAGTGTGGCTTGGTCAAGATTACTAAATTTGAGATACATCTACACAATACCGTGCGGCAGTGCTCAGAAACAACGCTGACATATAAAATCGTAGGATAAATTCCGCTCACTTTTGGACGAAGCCCTCGTAGTCGCTATCGCTAGCGATCATGATCTCAAAGATGCTTCGCAATACGACTCAGCCCAGACTGTACTGGAGGGTCTCGCTCAGCATGTCACGGTAGAAGAAGCCACTGGATTTAACCCAAGTGGTATTTCTAACATACCAGATGATGGAAATGGAGATGAGGGTACAGCTGAGACAAATAGCCAACAGGCTTCTCGTGCTCAAGATACAGATGCGACCTCTGCCAGTGACCAAACCTCGACATCCACCAACACAACTTACTCTATACCACGACTGACTTCGTTCGACGATGACAGTGAGGAGTCTAAGGTTCTTCTCCTGCAGAGCATGTTTAGTGAGTTAAAGGATTTCGACATCAAACACTGCCTAAAAAAGGCAAACGGAGATGTTCAGACTGCGCTAGATGAGTTACTCAACATCCAGTACCTAAAATCAACTGGACAGGAGAAGAAAGGAATCGATGGATTCTTTGAGCCCGATGAAGGCGccgggaagaagaagaggaagaaccggaagaagggcaagaaggctCTTGGTGATGAGTCTCCATCGTCCGGCAGCGGGActgcttctccctctccagATGATATGAAGAGCATGAAACGTGAGTTTTCTTTCTACAAATGTCGTAGCATAGTCACCTAACCCTGCATACAGGCCAGGATGAAATCGCGTATCTGGCAGATAGACTTGATCTGCCATTTGCCGTTGTCTCGGACATTTACTATAACAAAAAATGTGCCAGCGGGGCTGCAGCAGTTGAGATCCTGGACCGATACATGTCACAAGGCATTGAGACACAAGAtaaagaagggaaaaagtATGCGATGGAACTCGCTCAGAAGTACCAAAATGTTCCAGCAAAGTACATGTCGACAATCGTTCAGGTCACAGGCTCCATCTCCCAAGAATCTGACGACATCGCCGCGCTTGTCAGCAAGCACTTTATCAAGAATCCATGGACTGAAAAGCTTGATGTTAGTTATCAACTAACACCACTTCCGGCGGAGGATTTGGAAGGATTCGAGACAGTCACACGTGGAGGTAAGTCTAAGCTAGCCAGACCTGTCTCAGGAGGCACGGCTTTTCTCTCCGCTGGGCCGTCAGCGTACGC is part of the Fusarium poae strain DAOMC 252244 chromosome 4, whole genome shotgun sequence genome and encodes:
- a CDS encoding hypothetical protein (BUSCO:22330at5125), whose product is MLFSGTNHLEAAPPPNPQSNESEELVQKLVDKFRSLLDEALVVAIASDHDLKDASQYDSAQTVLEGLAQHVTVEEATGFNPSGISNIPDDGNGDEGTAETNSQQASRAQDTDATSASDQTSTSTNTTYSIPRLTSFDDDSEESKVLLLQSMFSELKDFDIKHCLKKANGDVQTALDELLNIQYLKSTGQEKKGIDGFFEPDEGAGKKKRKNRKKGKKALGDESPSSGSGTASPSPDDMKSMKRQDEIAYLADRLDLPFAVVSDIYYNKKCASGAAAVEILDRYMSQGIETQDKEGKKYAMELAQKYQNVPAKYMSTIVQVTGSISQESDDIAALVSKHFIKNPWTEKLDVSYQLTPLPAEDLEGFETVTRGGKSKLARPVSGGTAFLSAGPSAYAQAAERASQYNRAKRNAAASAASLNRRGASNPLYRQAAGYYSERAREQARYEMNATSTAADFLVNNQSSSTSIDLHGVYVQDGVRIARQRVQAWWNGLGEFRSDRARQQPFTVITGLGRHSAGGVSHLRQAVAAALLQDGWKMQVETGRFVVKGRR
- a CDS encoding hypothetical protein (SECRETED:SignalP(1-24)~TransMembrane:13 (n6-17c22/23o265-290i352-372o592-616i628-652o658-680i710-729o735-760i826-843o1066-1092i1099-1119o1125-1150i1171-1192o1212-1235i)~BUSCO:1729at5125) gives rise to the protein MHQSIVSQLGAAAVFFAGLGFAEQYTPKHEAGRCAFRGHCGKQSFFGKELPCVDNGPAEDPDEELRNELVGLCGEKWRTGPVCCTLDQVKSLKSELGTPNTLIGSCPACKDNFFNLFCTFTCSPDQSTFINITDSAPKNGKNLVTELDHLVSEKYGSGFYDSCKEVKFGGANSKAMDLIGGGAKNYTEMLKFLGDKKPFAGSPFQINFPTQEKVPELEPVDMKPKKCNDEDPDYRCVCVDCPEVCPKLPEVKDSKSCKVGLLPCLSFASIFVYGVLLSTLILAVVGHIAYQKYSQHRVERTRLLHESSHSDDEDEGGPVDTEAMRERPTKRYWVNDRCDRAFYQLGHIAARFPGWCIGLSLLFVAILSVGLFRFDLEKEPARLWVSPSSAAAQEKAYFDENFGPFYRAEKIFLANDTNPSGPGPVLSYDTLKWWIEVEESVKKIESPIYGKYFHDLCFKPSNDACVVQSVSAYWHAKGGLDPEFWKDDIRACAKSPVDCRPDFGQPIEPNMIFGGYDDDVVDAHAITVTWVVNNAKEGSDAIARAIDWETALRDRLLEVQEEAKERGLRLSFNTEISLEQELNKSTNTDAKIIVISYIVMFVYACMALGTPLKHIFRNPAVLLVESKVTLGLVGILIVLMSIAASIGFFSWVGLKATLIIVEVIPFIVLAVGVDNIFLIVHELERVNISFPDQMVEERVARALGRMGPSILFSALTETVAFALGTAVGMPAVRNFAAYAAGAVFVNAVLQMTMFVSFLSLNQMRVEDHRCELWPWWQITKARIHLNGSNGFAQGGSRGSDMAEESLLQVFIKNTYAPRLLGKKVKLAVVTIFLGMFAGGLALLPKIQLGLDQRVAIPDGSYLIPFFNDLYGYLETGPPVYFVTREVDASKRKEQQAICSRFTTCQDLSLPNTLELERQRPEVSYIASPAASWIDDYFLWLNPIFEDCCVEHGQTCFADRKPAWNTTLYGMPEDEEFIHYLKKFLSSPTGEECPLAGQAAYGQAVVLDSKENHIKSTHFRTMHSPLRSQEDFIAAYSAARRIASDIGERTGVDVFPYSVFYIFFDQYLSIVPLTAGLLCAAVGIIFVVASVLLGSALTALVVSVTVVMSVVDIMGSMALFNVSLNAVSLVNLIICVGISVEFCAHIARAFMYPSRTVMEGNSNAFRGRDARAWTALVNVGGSVFSGITVTKLLGVSVLAFTRSKIFEIYYFRVWLSLVIFAGLHALVFLPVALSIAGGQGYVDPESEGTAAQDLTDRRWRAFRVNDNSDSEDEF